From a region of the Phaeodactylum tricornutum CCAP 1055/1 chromosome 4, whole genome shotgun sequence genome:
- a CDS encoding predicted protein, whose amino-acid sequence MTEISSHSQYSHRTSPGRSTVPFRRHQSLPVHLRRRSSLWRRPLRKASTAPKATNHFSLRSNPYIGWFRHSPSASSDKSSVWCSEASYSKDVKTAPQPWKSSPYVGWFRHSPPSMWSTLSKQALVDYDLLEAISINAIEKRNEDEFVIHLRDLLSGQLRGGSGGGMQYHAHHSGTVHVLHKLASWFFTPFHELEQNLSPKTLKYDDDSSCHTAEEVDNDCEEEDDQLDDYDSICGSRQQTSPPNDYGVVSSQAQAYYDHQTTVNLLGLEDVSATASSRLDYVITQMDIVRMTRNAARHLDVDSIAKLPIMKYRSTKVASPTTAHASTVREGWSWMMVQGEANEEHEYQHYQSSLLSAAVTTSQPNETIVTSAHEDVCVICLECFDDGDSLRVLPCNHSFHVGCIDRWLSGSSSYEDCYTSGCPTCKICPDGSLPPWAFAQIGNALSRSMI is encoded by the coding sequence atgaCTGAAATTTCATCCCACAGTCAGTATTCTCACAGAACTAGTCCTGGACGTAGTACGGTTCCCTTTCGGCGCCACCAGTCGCTCCCGGTGCACCTTCGCCGGCGCTCGAGTCTCTGGCGTAGGCCTCTACGAAAAGCAAGCACCGCGCCCAAAGCAACAAACCATTTTAGCTTGCGCTCCAATCCATACATCGGATGGTTCCGCCATTCTCCGTCTGCTTCTAGTGACAAGTCGTCTGTCTGGTGTTCGGAGGCATCATATTCCAAAGACGTCAAGACTGCTCCGCAGCCATGGAAGTCTTCTCCTTACGTAGGCTGGTTCCGCCATTCTCCTCCGTCTATGTGGTCCACACTTTCAAAACAAGCTCTGGTTGATTACGATCTTCTGGAGGCAATCTCTATTAATGCTATTGAAAAGCGAAATGAAGACGAATTCGTCATTCATCTGAGAGATTTGCTTTCGGGGCAATTGCGAGGCGGTAGTGGGGGTGGCATGCAATACCACGCCCATCACTCTGGGACAGTCCACGTTCTCCACAAACTGGCCAGCTGGTTTTTCACTCCTTTTCACGAGTTGGAGCAAAACTTATCTCCAAAGACGTTAAAGTATGACGACGACTCTTCTTGTCACACCGCAGAAGAAGTTGACAACGATTGtgaggaagaggacgatcAACTCGACGACTACGATTCCATATGTGGTAGCCGTCAACAGACAAGTCCTCCGAATGATTACGGCGTAGTTTCTAGTCAAGCTCAAGCCTACTATGACCATCAAACAACAGTAAATTTGTTAGGCTTGGAAGACGTCTCGGCAACAGCAAGCTCGAGGCTCGATTATGTCATCACCCAAATGGACATTGTTCGCATGACTAGAAACGCTGCGCGCCACTTGGATGTGGACTCGATCGCCAAACTACCCATCATGAAGTACCGATCCACAAAAGTAGCCTCACCAACTACAGCACACGCTTCTACGGTGCGAGAAGGGTGGAGCTGGATGATGGTGCAAGGAGAAGCCAATGAGGAACACGAGTATCAGCACTATCAAAGCTCTTTACTTTCTGCTGCAGTTACCACATCCCAACCCAATGAAACTATTGTCACTTCAGCCCACGAGGATGTTTGTGTTATTTGCCTGGAGTGTTTCGATGATGGCGATAGTCTCAGAGTCTTGCCGTGCAACCATTCCTTTCATGTGGGCTGCATTGACCGATGGTTATCTGGCTCGTCATCATACGAGGATTGCTACACTTCTGGTTGCCCGACTTGCAAAATTTGCCCAGACGGAAGTCTACCACCTTGGGCCTTTGCTCAGATCGGCAATGCTCTGTCCCGATCGATGATATAA
- a CDS encoding predicted protein, producing MFRKLIKKNVDRYFSAASKADKTTLIVAIVEKIRQRGGLFVKNDNGKNWYDIGNRQAREKVGHSLRDQVASMVKNKRQNHMSTSGSREHDLSPIPFDVPSSIKTPELGPPFNSGLQSTADRDSPTLADTHRFLANAEQDFLDPIPITDNFYNLDYDTRVEFHVPCCRMNRLQSPHNNITPASRSGVRESVPSKDYYLANGDYPFSLPSFKHPTFNFSAIKDLEPFDIFYKHSSVGHYSEVI from the coding sequence ATGTTTCGAAAACTCATCAAGAAAAATGTGGATCGATACTTTTCAGCAGCAAGCAAAGCCGACAAGACCACGCTGATTGTTGCCATCGTGGAAAAGATTCGCCAAAGAGGAGGCCTATTTGTCAAAAACGACAACGGAAAGAACTGGTACGATATTGGAAATCGCCAGGCTCGAGAAAAAGTAGGCCATTCTCTCCGAGATCAGGTTGCGAGTATGGTAAAAAACAAACGGCAAAATCATATGTCCACCAGCGGGAGTCGAGAACATGATCTTTCACCAATCCCATTCGATGTACCTTCCAGCATCAAGACTCCAGAGCTTGGCCCACCGTTCAACTCTGGCCTCCAATCTACTGCTGATCGCGACTCGCCGACACTCGCCGATACCCATCGCTTTCTTGCAAACGCTGAGCAAGATTTTCTGGATCCCATTCCAATCACCGATAATTTCTACAACTTGGACTATGACACACGTGTTGAGTTCCATGTTCCTTGTTGCAGGATGAACAGACTACAGTCTCCCCACAACAACATCACTCCTGCTTCGCGCAGTGGTGTTAGAGAATCAGTTCCTTCCAAAGATTATTATCTGGCAAATGGAGACTACCCTTTTAGCCTCCCAAGCTTCAAACATCCTACATTCAATTTTTCTGCCATCAAGGACCTTGAACCGTTCGACATCTTCTACAAGCACTCTTCAGTAGGCCACTACAGCGAAGTTATTTAG
- a CDS encoding malonyl-coa decarboxylase (Probable malonyl-CoA decarboxylase catalyses malonyl-CoA = acetyl-CoA + CO2. Involved in beta-Alanine metabolism and Propanoate metabolism), giving the protein HLKQLDTFLRRLLSTWFSPGLLEVQRITYDGTPASIIEQIVRQEAVHPVKNLDDLRTRFGPDRRVYALFHVLLPERPLVVLHTSLQPEIPAYMNQVYNEGSLRSDARVAAFYSISNLQAGLSGVGLGEHLIKTAVHRLQGRIGLDTFVTLSPVPRFRKWLEERVQHVTGKFASNDLVVGEDLAKLSHFLQCREDEAVSRMVETLRQEGPSCLDDNAVEVENLVAPLLRGTLAKLAARYLVTETHRRKPLDGVARFHVGNGAILHRINVNADTSRKGWHNSFGIMVNYRYDLEQLPTNVTQYEAEYRIPLGEDVQALLDESLPPSFA; this is encoded by the coding sequence CATTTGAAACAGCTAGATACGTTTCTGCGACGATTGCTATCTACCTGGTTCTCTCCAGGGCTACTCGAAGTGCAACGTATTACCTACGATGGAACACCTGCATCGATAATTGAACAAATTGTTCGTCAAGAGGCAGTTCATCCCGTCAAGAATTTAGATGATTTGCGCACTCGATTTGGTCCCGACAGGCGAGTTTACGCCCTCTTTCATGTTCTGCTCCCGGAACGTCCTCTCGTTGTATTGCATACATCTTTACAACCAGAAATACCCGCATACATGAATCAGGTCTACAACGAAGGTTCCTTGCGTAGTGATGCAAGGGTCGCTGCCTTCTATTCCATTTCAAATCTGCAAGCTGGGCTATCTGGAGTCGGCCTGGGAGAACACCTTATTAAAACAGCGGTCCATCGTCTGCAGGGTCGTATTGGCCTCGACACGTTCGTGACATTGTCTCCAGTTCCACGCTTTCGGAAATGGCTGGAAGAACGTGTCCAGCACGTCACTGGCAAATTCGCATCCAACGATCTTGTCGTAGGCGAAGATTTGGCAAAGCTTTCCCACTTTTTGCAATGTCGTGAAGATGAGGCAGTCTCGCGTATGGTAGAAACATTGCGTCAAGAAGGTCCTTCCTGTTTGGATGACAATGCAGTTGAGGTTGAGAATCTCGTCGCCCCGCTCTTACGCGGCACTCTTGCCAAACTTGCGGCTCGCTATTTGGTGACGGAAACGCACCGCCGTAAACCTCTCGACGGTGTCGCCCGCTTTCATGTAGGTAACGGCGCAATTTTACACCGCATCAACGTCAATGCCGACACAAGCCGTAAGGGGTGGCACAACAGTTTCGGTATAATGGTGAACTATCGCTACGATCTGGAGCAGTTGCCAACGAACGTCACACAATACGAGGCCGAATATCGGATCCCTTTGGGAGAGGATGTTCAAGCATTGCTTGATGAGTCCTTGCCTCCTTCGTTTGCTTAG